In Methanofastidiosum sp., the following are encoded in one genomic region:
- a CDS encoding GIY-YIG nuclease family protein — translation MQKGIYSLILILENDQYIEIGKLGNFLFKKGYYVYNGSALGGFGRVRYHLNKNKLKRWHIDYLLDKAKIIKIITCEINKNLEHDVSKGMSDKKDAEILVPGFGSSDCSKGCASHLIYFKEMQQIDEIYEKLGLNFFIFEEADFKNI, via the coding sequence ATGCAAAAAGGAATCTATTCATTGATTTTAATACTTGAAAATGACCAATATATTGAAATAGGAAAACTAGGGAATTTTTTATTCAAGAAAGGTTATTATGTATATAACGGTAGCGCTCTTGGTGGATTTGGCAGGGTAAGATACCATCTAAATAAAAATAAACTTAAAAGGTGGCATATAGACTATCTTCTAGATAAGGCCAAAATAATTAAAATTATCACTTGTGAAATTAATAAAAATCTTGAGCATGATGTCTCAAAAGGCATGTCTGATAAAAAAGACGCAGAAATTTTGGTACCTGGATTTGGATCATCAGACTGCAGTAAAGGTTGTGCTTCACATTTAATTTATTTCAAAGAGATGCAACAAATAGATGAAATATATGAAAAATTGGGCCTAAATTTTTTTATCTTTGAAGAAGCTGATTTTAAGAACATATAG
- a CDS encoding methyltransferase yields the protein MDIYDFIITHDERVYPPSEDSYLLIESIDPKNSINALEIGIGSGIISMHLAKEIDTVFGCDVNPFSLSQSKINAMANSINNIHLFYSNIFSSIRPGALFDLIVFNPPYLPVELPPQKLIDLSYHGGIDGGKHIRLFLKDLGYFLSTNGTAYLLQSSLYPLENTTNYLQNNNFGYNIINKLKLDFETLYVLKISFFKDKKI from the coding sequence ATGGATATATATGATTTTATAATAACCCATGATGAAAGAGTATATCCTCCAAGTGAGGATTCTTATCTACTGATAGAGTCGATTGATCCTAAAAATTCTATAAATGCTCTTGAAATAGGTATCGGAAGTGGGATTATTTCTATGCATCTTGCAAAGGAAATAGATACAGTATTCGGTTGTGATGTGAATCCGTTTTCTTTATCTCAATCAAAAATAAATGCCATGGCCAATTCAATAAATAATATTCATCTTTTTTACTCAAATATTTTTTCTTCAATTAGGCCTGGGGCTTTATTTGACTTAATTGTCTTTAATCCACCTTATTTACCAGTTGAATTGCCTCCACAAAAATTAATTGATTTATCCTATCACGGAGGTATCGATGGAGGGAAACACATACGTCTATTCTTAAAAGATTTAGGCTATTTTTTATCGACCAATGGAACTGCTTACTTATTACAATCTTCCCTTTATCCTTTGGAAAATACTACCAATTACCTACAAAACAATAATTTTGGATATAATATAATAAATAAGTTAAAGTTAGATTTTGAAACTCTATATGTTCTTAAAATCAGCTTCTTCAAAGATAAAAAAATTTAG
- a CDS encoding ATP-binding cassette domain-containing protein has translation MKVIEIDNVTKKYNDRIAVNNFSFIAESGKIYGFLGPNGAGKTTTIRMIMGIIAPDSGSIQVFGKKLSEESKERIGYIPEERGLYKKYKVSDLLLYFGRLKGLNSEDARKNTLLWLDKVGLKDRANSKIEELSKGMQQNIQLIVSLINNPDLVILDEPFVGLDPINTRNMKEIIYSLKESGKTIIFSTHQMNEAERLCDHILLINKGTKIIDEPIEEVKKKYSKNFISVEFRNRLVNLDDIDIIQNVYYEGNKAEIELRKNTNYNDLLEVLIHKGDITKYEISESSLESIFVEVVTNGI, from the coding sequence ATGAAAGTGATAGAAATAGACAATGTTACGAAAAAATACAATGACAGAATAGCCGTGAATAATTTCTCTTTTATTGCTGAAAGTGGCAAAATTTATGGATTTTTAGGTCCAAATGGAGCGGGGAAGACAACTACAATAAGAATGATAATGGGAATAATAGCTCCAGATTCGGGTAGTATCCAAGTATTTGGAAAAAAATTATCCGAAGAAAGTAAAGAAAGAATTGGGTATATACCTGAAGAGAGAGGTCTTTATAAGAAATATAAAGTTTCAGATCTTTTGCTTTATTTTGGGAGACTTAAAGGTTTAAATTCAGAGGATGCTAGAAAAAACACGTTGCTATGGCTTGATAAAGTTGGCCTTAAAGATAGGGCCAATAGTAAAATAGAAGAACTTTCTAAAGGAATGCAACAAAACATTCAGCTTATTGTATCTCTGATAAATAATCCGGATCTAGTAATATTAGATGAACCTTTTGTAGGACTTGATCCGATCAATACAAGGAATATGAAGGAAATTATTTATTCTTTGAAAGAATCAGGCAAAACAATAATTTTTTCTACTCACCAAATGAATGAAGCTGAGAGACTTTGCGATCACATATTACTAATCAATAAAGGGACAAAGATAATAGACGAGCCTATAGAGGAAGTAAAAAAGAAATATTCAAAGAATTTTATTTCGGTTGAGTTTAGAAATAGGTTAGTAAATCTAGACGACATAGATATAATTCAAAATGTTTATTATGAAGGGAATAAAGCTGAGATAGAACTAAGAAAAAATACTAATTATAATGATCTTTTGGAAGTCTTGATACACAAGGGAGATATAACTAAGTATGAAATCTCTGAATCTTCACTTGAGAGCATCTTTGTTGAGGTAGTGACAAATGGGATCTAA
- a CDS encoding ABC transporter permease, with translation MGSKTKIVAVTEFLTNVKRKEFIILTFLLPLILVMSMIIPVFFMQTISHEKESLGVVDETGIVLPILKERYNDYIIKDLLSAEEARQLLENNNISGYLIIPSDFINVGKVSYYSKVQLSTFSSANMNLEAILSDIVIEGLLEEKRVSKEIITKVKNPIEMERITVTKKGEEVETPFSFVGNYLLPLFLFMSIMNAGGYLLNGIIEEKENKVVEVLLSTISSNELLSGKILGLGGLGILQISIWMSGIVIITSFLKIPLVSLEKGILIMVFFVLGYLFYSSLFAIIGSISTSTRDSQQISALVSFLVFIPLLLFFGIVQNPNMAFIRLLGMVPPFIPTIMMMRILLSEVAVVDIIISVIILSISLIVSVKIASKIFKIGILRYGTKPSFNEVLRWVRG, from the coding sequence ATGGGATCTAAAACAAAAATAGTTGCAGTAACTGAATTTCTGACTAATGTAAAAAGAAAGGAATTTATTATTCTCACCTTTCTTCTTCCTTTAATACTAGTAATGTCAATGATTATTCCGGTATTTTTCATGCAGACAATATCTCACGAGAAGGAATCACTTGGGGTAGTCGATGAAACAGGTATTGTTTTACCAATTCTTAAAGAAAGGTATAACGACTATATTATAAAAGACCTATTAAGCGCTGAAGAAGCCAGACAACTCCTTGAGAATAATAACATATCAGGCTATTTAATAATTCCAAGCGATTTTATAAACGTTGGGAAAGTCTCATATTATTCAAAAGTTCAATTATCGACATTTTCATCGGCTAATATGAATCTCGAGGCTATACTCTCTGACATCGTTATTGAAGGCCTCCTAGAAGAAAAGAGGGTTTCTAAAGAAATCATAACAAAAGTTAAGAATCCGATTGAAATGGAAAGAATTACAGTAACTAAGAAAGGTGAAGAAGTTGAAACGCCTTTTTCTTTTGTCGGGAATTATCTTCTTCCACTATTTTTATTCATGTCAATTATGAATGCAGGAGGATACCTCCTAAATGGGATAATTGAAGAAAAAGAAAACAAGGTAGTTGAGGTATTACTTTCAACAATATCGTCTAATGAACTACTCTCAGGAAAGATTTTAGGTTTAGGGGGTTTAGGGATATTACAGATTAGTATTTGGATGAGTGGGATAGTAATCATAACTTCATTCTTAAAAATCCCCTTAGTTTCTCTAGAAAAAGGTATCTTAATAATGGTATTCTTCGTTTTGGGGTACCTATTCTATTCGTCATTATTTGCAATAATCGGTTCTATCTCAACTAGCACTAGAGACTCCCAGCAGATATCTGCATTGGTATCGTTTTTAGTCTTTATCCCTCTATTATTGTTTTTTGGGATAGTTCAGAATCCAAATATGGCATTCATAAGATTGCTCGGTATGGTGCCCCCTTTTATTCCAACAATAATGATGATGAGGATTCTACTTTCTGAAGTTGCAGTAGTCGACATAATCATCTCAGTAATCATACTTTCTATTTCTCTGATAGTTTCAGTAAAAATTGCATCGAAAATATTCAAAATAGGTATATTGAGATATGGAACTAAGCCCAGTTTCAATGAAGTATTAAGGTGGGTAAGGGGATAA
- a CDS encoding DUF1638 domain-containing protein: protein MKRIGIVVCQIFEDELLEILGSFPEIDKILIYYNEASKAFQEIAAKNLPPEKFRIVRELCSVRFLKRESDFEVLLYLLPLALHVDPPLIKNEVASAAKELEKHVDYLVVFFGLCGNSLGDVEALMKESKVEVPVVILKDSQGEIVDDCVCALIGSRNSYVETINEEPGTWFMTYGWAKYWRELSCETVGSFDINKMKLVFDKTGYKRTVAVDLDFGDKELYYERCKEFSEIFNLPVCHKKGDINILKKALGKAIEEVLDD, encoded by the coding sequence ATGAAAAGAATAGGGATAGTAGTATGCCAGATATTTGAGGATGAATTACTAGAAATACTTGGGAGTTTCCCCGAAATAGACAAGATATTGATTTATTATAATGAAGCCTCTAAAGCATTTCAGGAGATAGCTGCCAAAAATCTCCCTCCAGAAAAATTTAGGATAGTAAGAGAGTTATGTTCTGTGAGATTTTTGAAGAGAGAAAGTGACTTTGAAGTACTTTTGTACCTACTCCCTCTTGCCTTGCATGTAGATCCTCCATTGATAAAAAATGAAGTGGCTTCGGCAGCAAAAGAGTTAGAAAAACATGTTGATTACCTAGTAGTGTTTTTTGGACTTTGCGGGAATTCTCTTGGGGATGTTGAAGCTTTAATGAAAGAAAGCAAGGTAGAAGTTCCAGTTGTTATATTAAAAGATAGTCAAGGAGAAATTGTTGATGATTGTGTTTGTGCATTGATAGGATCAAGAAACAGCTACGTAGAAACAATAAATGAGGAACCTGGCACATGGTTTATGACATACGGCTGGGCAAAATATTGGAGAGAGTTGTCATGCGAGACTGTGGGGTCCTTTGACATCAATAAAATGAAGCTTGTGTTTGATAAAACAGGATATAAAAGAACTGTTGCTGTAGATCTTGATTTTGGAGACAAAGAGCTTTATTATGAAAGATGTAAAGAGTTTTCAGAGATTTTCAATCTACCAGTTTGTCATAAAAAAGGAGACATAAATATATTAAAGAAAGCCCTTGGAAAGGCCATAGAAGAGGTATTAGATGATTGA
- a CDS encoding cation:proton antiporter produces the protein MIDLTNILLIFLFAKIFGDIAERKNISSIVGHVICGIAFGPFVLGIIYPGKEIEVLADIGLLVIMLYAGLTSEYKELLKAKYTAIIIGVFGVITSFVLCFSVPWLLGFGLIPSLFVGIILTNTAVEIIGGMVANESNQNVSHILLGASFFDDIIAIYLVGLLSTITVNQSTFSLVDIGNVTLKIIIFFVITILISEFLISSKGKRIVKYLVEGDQHQSIMIVFIFTLVFALFASFIGLHEVIGSFLAGLVLSRIKEKEDPMLSFRIRFNEVTSEMNTLMRFLFMPLFFVYIGLLFNRENTQINIPLIILLFMGAMGGKIIGCGLASKLCRLNNRNSLLIGVGMCGRGSLELAIVRYGFSNGVISSDLYSSIVIVTLLSILITPILFGRLIKKSDVNFYDVSVP, from the coding sequence ATGATTGACCTTACAAATATCTTGTTGATATTTTTATTCGCAAAGATATTTGGCGATATTGCAGAAAGGAAAAATATTTCAAGTATTGTAGGCCATGTTATTTGTGGTATAGCATTTGGGCCATTTGTATTGGGGATAATTTATCCTGGTAAAGAAATAGAAGTGCTGGCCGATATCGGGCTTTTAGTGATAATGCTTTATGCTGGACTTACAAGTGAGTATAAGGAATTATTAAAAGCCAAGTATACAGCCATTATTATTGGGGTATTCGGTGTCATTACTTCTTTTGTTTTATGTTTTTCAGTTCCCTGGCTTTTAGGGTTTGGGTTAATTCCTTCCTTATTTGTTGGAATCATCCTTACAAACACTGCTGTTGAGATTATAGGGGGGATGGTAGCAAATGAAAGCAATCAGAACGTATCCCACATCCTCCTTGGGGCTTCTTTTTTTGATGATATAATTGCCATATACCTAGTTGGATTACTGTCAACTATTACAGTTAATCAATCAACATTTAGTCTAGTAGATATAGGAAACGTGACACTAAAAATAATAATCTTTTTTGTAATTACTATTCTGATAAGTGAATTTTTAATTTCTTCTAAGGGTAAAAGAATTGTTAAATATTTAGTTGAAGGTGACCAACACCAGTCCATTATGATTGTATTTATTTTCACACTGGTTTTTGCTCTTTTCGCATCTTTTATAGGGCTTCATGAAGTCATTGGTTCATTTCTTGCCGGCCTTGTACTTAGCAGGATAAAAGAAAAAGAGGACCCAATGTTATCTTTTAGGATTAGATTTAATGAGGTAACTAGTGAGATGAATACTTTAATGAGATTTTTATTTATGCCACTATTTTTTGTATATATCGGGCTTTTGTTTAATCGTGAAAATACTCAGATAAATATTCCACTCATAATTTTATTGTTCATGGGGGCCATGGGTGGAAAGATAATAGGATGTGGTTTGGCCAGTAAACTTTGTAGACTGAACAACAGAAATTCACTTCTTATTGGGGTAGGAATGTGTGGCCGAGGATCTCTAGAACTTGCAATTGTAAGGTATGGATTTTCTAACGGTGTTATATCAAGTGACTTATACTCATCAATAGTGATAGTTACGCTGCTTTCTATACTAATTACACCAATCTTATTTGGTAGATTAATAAAGAAATCAGATGTGAATTTCTATGATGTCTCCGTCCCGTAA
- a CDS encoding 50S ribosome-binding GTPase — protein MPSNVTPEYLKAEDAYKSAKSPKEKLVALELMLSTIPKHKGTEKMQLQIKRNLSKLKKEVEKEKELKKGGSGGTSFFVRKEGAAQVALAGLPNSGKSTILNKLTGKDVDIGHYAFTTVKPTPAMLQYKGIQIQLVDMPGLIEGVSLGKGMGGPLISAIRAVDAIVILVDLSVDPAKDLELILKELEAKGLRINKKVPNIEIQKIPTGGIEIIGENFLVECNSQDVKKILQEERVHNAIITIKEPVTLTDIFEVLDSSLEYKKAIIIGTKGDLPGSKEGLERLEKHVKNFKVIPVSAINNVNLDILPFEIFSILGIIRVYTRSPGSEIDNEAMPMKIDSTALDAAKKVHKNLYKNFKFARVWGDSAKFDGQRVGPDHVLRDGDIIEIHI, from the coding sequence ATGCCCTCAAATGTTACCCCCGAATACCTAAAGGCAGAAGACGCATATAAATCTGCTAAATCTCCCAAAGAAAAACTTGTTGCTCTCGAACTTATGCTTAGCACTATCCCTAAACACAAGGGTACAGAAAAGATGCAGCTTCAGATAAAAAGAAATTTATCAAAGCTAAAAAAGGAAGTCGAAAAGGAAAAGGAACTTAAGAAGGGCGGTTCTGGGGGGACTAGTTTTTTTGTTAGGAAAGAAGGTGCAGCTCAAGTTGCTTTGGCAGGTCTTCCAAATTCAGGGAAATCAACCATTTTAAACAAGCTTACAGGAAAAGATGTAGATATTGGGCATTACGCTTTTACTACAGTTAAGCCTACACCTGCAATGCTTCAATACAAAGGTATACAGATACAGCTAGTTGATATGCCTGGGTTAATTGAAGGAGTTTCCCTTGGGAAAGGCATGGGCGGGCCATTGATTAGTGCAATAAGAGCTGTCGATGCTATAGTAATTCTAGTTGATTTGTCAGTTGATCCTGCAAAAGACCTTGAACTAATATTAAAAGAGCTCGAGGCAAAAGGTTTGAGGATTAATAAAAAAGTTCCTAACATAGAAATTCAAAAAATCCCAACAGGAGGCATTGAAATCATCGGTGAGAATTTTCTAGTTGAATGCAATTCTCAGGATGTTAAAAAGATTCTTCAAGAAGAAAGAGTTCACAATGCCATAATTACTATTAAAGAGCCTGTAACCTTAACTGATATCTTTGAAGTCTTGGATAGTTCTTTAGAATATAAAAAAGCTATTATAATTGGAACTAAAGGGGATTTGCCTGGAAGTAAAGAAGGCCTGGAAAGACTCGAGAAACATGTAAAAAATTTCAAAGTTATCCCAGTTTCTGCAATTAACAATGTTAATCTCGATATCTTACCTTTTGAAATATTTTCTATTTTGGGAATTATTAGGGTCTATACACGTTCTCCAGGTAGTGAAATTGATAACGAAGCCATGCCAATGAAAATAGATTCTACTGCACTCGACGCTGCCAAAAAAGTTCATAAGAATCTCTACAAAAACTTCAAATTTGCTAGGGTCTGGGGGGATTCAGCAAAATTTGATGGCCAGAGAGTAGGGCCAGATCATGTATTACGGGACGGAGACATCATAGAAATTCACATCTGA
- the ileS gene encoding isoleucine--tRNA ligase has product MVSEVPEDYNPVSLETKILKDWGDIDIYAKLKQLRANGPKYFFLDGPPYMNGLPHIGHARTRALRDPVLKYKSMNGYNVWHQPGFDMHGLPIEVKIEEILGTQTKSDIEKIGTEKFIKACKERGLSFLKIWIDFYKRFGMIGDFENPYMTLSNSYIESSWYFFKKAWEKNLLYKGKATVAWCPRCETPLSGYESTDEYKDVEDDSIYVKFPLVDRKDEYIIIWTTTPWTIPANVAIAVNSRYDYVRVKAGNEVWIVAKELLDKLMNLFEVDDYEVIETLKGEALLGLKYRHILDDDVPIHKQFKEPNAHTIILTNYVTLEDGTGCVHTAPGHGPEDYSAGVEFKLPIFSPVNGTGNFTEEAGKYKGIYIKDANDLIIDDIEDKGFLVFRDSVFHRYAHCWRCKSPLLYRASDQWFVKVEAIKDQILKENKKVKWVPDWAGEKRFHNWIEGARDWCISRQRFWGIPLPIWECSCGNITVVSSIDEIKSLGGKVPEDLHKPYIDEVSLNCPKCSEKMKRVPDIADVWFDSGASTWSSLGYPQNSEKFNELFPMDFITEGLDQTRGWFYTLMLESFIVFDRAPYNQVLMNDFVLDQFGQKMSKSLGNVVDPKDVIAKYGADVTRFYLLWEIAPWDKLKFNWENVESIYRTFNILWNAYKFVTLYMSLDNFDINTPLKDLKKYLKDEDSWILSRINTLTKEVEENFDTLDLHFIPRKLKEFILEDLSRWYIRLVRERMWLEGDDKEKISAYVTSFYVFKRLSKLLAPISPFISEAIYKNFVGESSIHLSDWDAHDSSLIDSELESNMSILRNIIEGTLHARQKAGIKLRWPISKAIVETQDENVKRAVQTLSGIMKKQINVKEIVIGEVIQELEILPNHKSIGPKFKGDAKKVVELLKSHNPCLIKSGFEKDGLFNLDGFEISLEDVNFNYLIPQGYELSEFENGKVYLYTVITEELKSEAIAREVIRRIQEMRKQANLNVEEYINSYVESSFESDLKNHEDYIMRETRSKILLFSKDNNYIDKEWEIDGDKFLIGIKKLN; this is encoded by the coding sequence ATGGTTTCTGAGGTTCCTGAAGACTATAATCCTGTTTCTTTAGAAACAAAAATACTAAAGGATTGGGGCGATATAGACATCTATGCTAAATTAAAGCAGTTAAGAGCAAATGGCCCTAAATATTTCTTTCTTGATGGGCCACCGTATATGAATGGATTGCCACATATTGGTCACGCTAGGACAAGAGCTTTGAGAGATCCTGTCCTGAAATACAAGTCAATGAATGGATACAATGTTTGGCATCAACCAGGATTTGATATGCACGGGCTACCCATAGAGGTAAAAATTGAAGAAATATTAGGCACCCAAACAAAAAGCGATATAGAAAAAATAGGAACTGAAAAATTCATAAAAGCATGCAAGGAGAGGGGCTTATCTTTCCTTAAGATATGGATTGATTTTTATAAGAGATTTGGAATGATTGGAGATTTTGAAAATCCTTACATGACCTTATCTAATTCATATATAGAATCCTCTTGGTACTTCTTTAAGAAAGCATGGGAAAAAAATCTTTTGTATAAAGGCAAGGCCACAGTTGCTTGGTGTCCAAGATGCGAAACACCACTCTCCGGCTATGAGTCAACTGATGAGTACAAAGATGTAGAAGATGACTCAATTTATGTCAAATTCCCCTTAGTTGACAGAAAAGATGAATATATTATTATATGGACAACAACTCCATGGACTATTCCAGCAAATGTTGCTATTGCAGTAAACTCAAGGTATGATTATGTCAGGGTAAAAGCAGGGAATGAGGTATGGATAGTTGCAAAGGAGCTTTTGGACAAACTAATGAACTTATTCGAAGTTGATGATTATGAGGTCATTGAAACTTTGAAAGGAGAGGCTCTATTGGGCCTTAAATATAGGCACATACTTGATGATGATGTACCAATACACAAACAGTTCAAAGAGCCAAATGCACATACTATTATCCTTACAAATTATGTAACATTGGAGGATGGTACTGGTTGCGTTCACACAGCCCCAGGGCACGGGCCTGAAGATTACAGTGCCGGGGTAGAATTTAAGCTTCCAATATTCTCTCCTGTAAATGGGACTGGAAACTTCACAGAAGAAGCTGGGAAGTATAAGGGCATCTACATCAAAGATGCCAATGATCTTATTATCGATGATATTGAAGACAAAGGATTTCTTGTTTTCAGAGATTCAGTCTTTCACAGATACGCTCACTGTTGGAGATGTAAATCTCCTTTGTTATACAGAGCTTCTGACCAGTGGTTTGTAAAGGTAGAGGCTATCAAAGACCAGATATTGAAAGAAAATAAAAAAGTAAAATGGGTACCTGATTGGGCCGGTGAAAAGAGGTTTCACAACTGGATTGAAGGTGCAAGAGATTGGTGTATCTCAAGACAGAGGTTCTGGGGTATACCTTTGCCTATATGGGAATGCTCATGTGGAAATATTACTGTTGTTTCTTCTATTGATGAGATAAAATCGTTAGGAGGAAAAGTTCCAGAGGATCTTCATAAACCCTATATCGATGAAGTTTCTCTAAACTGCCCTAAATGTTCTGAAAAGATGAAGCGTGTTCCTGATATAGCGGATGTCTGGTTTGATTCAGGAGCTTCAACATGGAGTTCTCTAGGATACCCTCAAAATAGTGAGAAATTCAATGAACTTTTTCCAATGGATTTCATAACTGAGGGGCTTGATCAGACCAGAGGTTGGTTTTACACATTAATGCTTGAAAGCTTCATAGTTTTTGACAGAGCCCCATACAATCAAGTTTTGATGAATGATTTCGTCTTGGATCAGTTTGGGCAGAAAATGTCAAAGTCTCTTGGAAATGTAGTTGATCCAAAAGATGTCATAGCAAAATATGGTGCTGATGTCACAAGATTCTATTTACTATGGGAGATTGCACCCTGGGATAAACTAAAGTTCAACTGGGAGAACGTTGAAAGTATTTACAGAACCTTTAACATATTATGGAATGCCTACAAGTTTGTTACCCTTTACATGTCTCTTGATAACTTTGATATCAATACACCCCTAAAGGATCTAAAAAAATATCTAAAAGACGAGGATAGTTGGATACTCTCTAGAATAAATACTCTTACAAAAGAAGTTGAAGAAAACTTTGATACACTTGATTTACATTTTATACCTAGAAAATTAAAGGAATTCATATTAGAAGATCTTTCAAGATGGTATATTCGTCTTGTGAGGGAAAGGATGTGGCTTGAGGGTGACGACAAGGAAAAGATAAGTGCTTATGTTACTTCATTTTATGTATTCAAGAGATTATCAAAACTATTAGCGCCTATATCACCCTTTATTTCTGAAGCTATATACAAAAACTTTGTCGGAGAATCCTCAATCCATCTTTCAGACTGGGATGCGCATGATTCCTCGTTGATTGATTCTGAGTTGGAATCAAACATGTCCATACTTAGAAACATAATTGAGGGCACTCTTCACGCCAGACAAAAAGCTGGTATTAAGTTAAGATGGCCGATTTCGAAGGCCATAGTTGAAACTCAAGACGAGAATGTGAAAAGAGCTGTTCAGACATTATCTGGCATAATGAAGAAACAGATTAATGTTAAAGAGATAGTAATTGGTGAAGTAATACAGGAGCTTGAAATCCTTCCAAATCATAAATCAATTGGCCCTAAATTTAAGGGAGATGCAAAAAAAGTCGTCGAGCTATTAAAGTCTCATAATCCTTGTCTCATAAAATCCGGATTTGAAAAAGACGGCCTCTTCAATCTTGATGGATTTGAAATATCCCTTGAAGATGTTAACTTTAACTATCTTATACCGCAAGGGTACGAATTAAGCGAGTTTGAGAATGGAAAAGTCTATCTTTACACAGTAATTACAGAAGAACTGAAGTCTGAGGCCATAGCAAGAGAAGTTATAAGAAGAATACAGGAAATGCGAAAACAAGCAAATCTAAATGTAGAGGAATACATCAACTCTTACGTTGAATCTAGCTTTGAATCCGACTTAAAGAATCATGAAGACTACATTATGAGAGAAACAAGAAGCAAAATCTTACTATTTTCCAAAGATAATAACTATATTGATAAAGAATGGGAAATAGACGGTGACAAGTTCTTGATTGGAATCAAAAAACTAAATTGA
- the priS gene encoding DNA primase catalytic subunit PriS, whose protein sequence is MEFKEASLRERKLYYHEEWKEKDVPEFIVERITEREFAFDHDGNGYNDRYKGFDNVGQFSDFLIKNFPYAVCTSVSYYSKPKNREDWKGAELVFDIDAKDLVVKTCDCKQGNVCEKCLSEAKEIVLHIRDTMMGDLGIKRLFLVYSGRGYHLRVVDKEVLPLERRSEVLEYVTGSKKPKDLFLSHGYPAVYRKMFILTFGKMKDKDLPFSKNIVDTLLLEKENIISKIKDRHVDFLDIKGIGDKTKNEFLQHIERINGSLVDGKVTVDVKRILRLPSTLHSKVSMKCVEIKNIEYFDPLKHAVPKFVLERKD, encoded by the coding sequence ATGGAGTTTAAGGAAGCTTCTCTCAGAGAGAGAAAACTATATTACCATGAAGAATGGAAAGAGAAAGATGTTCCTGAATTTATAGTCGAACGAATAACTGAAAGGGAATTTGCGTTTGATCATGATGGAAACGGATATAATGACAGGTACAAAGGATTTGATAACGTTGGCCAATTTTCAGATTTTCTGATTAAAAACTTTCCTTATGCAGTTTGTACCAGTGTTTCATATTACTCTAAACCTAAAAATCGAGAAGATTGGAAAGGCGCAGAACTAGTTTTTGATATTGATGCAAAAGATCTAGTAGTTAAAACCTGTGATTGCAAACAAGGAAATGTATGTGAAAAATGTCTATCGGAAGCCAAGGAAATCGTTTTACATATACGGGACACAATGATGGGGGATTTGGGAATAAAACGATTATTTTTAGTATATTCTGGTAGAGGCTATCACTTAAGAGTAGTTGATAAAGAAGTACTCCCGCTTGAGAGAAGATCAGAAGTACTAGAATATGTAACAGGTTCCAAAAAACCCAAAGACCTTTTCTTGTCTCATGGGTATCCCGCCGTTTACAGAAAAATGTTTATTCTGACCTTTGGTAAAATGAAAGATAAGGATCTTCCTTTTAGTAAAAATATCGTAGATACACTTCTTTTAGAGAAAGAAAATATTATCTCAAAAATAAAAGACCGCCACGTTGATTTTTTAGATATTAAAGGGATTGGGGATAAGACAAAAAATGAATTCTTACAACATATAGAGCGAATTAATGGGTCTCTAGTTGATGGAAAAGTCACTGTTGACGTAAAAAGAATATTGAGACTCCCGTCTACGCTTCATTCTAAAGTTTCAATGAAATGTGTTGAAATAAAGAATATAGAATATTTTGATCCATTAAAACACGCAGTGCCAAAGTTCGTTTTAGAGAGAAAAGATTAG